A region of the Ignavibacteria bacterium genome:
GACCGTGGGATTTGATTGAACGAAATTTTCCAGCATTATGCTGTTGAAGTCGTTGCTGTCTATTAGATATGCGAGTTAGTATTACTTTCCATCCTTCGCTCTCTTTAAATTTATATAAAGTACATTAGCGGAGAGACAGGGATTCGAACCCTGGGTGCACATAAGTGCACAACGGTTTTCGAGACCGCCCCGTTCAACCACTCCGGCATCTCTCCAAAAAAAATAATTTCAAACTGCAACGGTTTTCCTGAAGCGACGGCTTCGCCGCGTGACCGCTCTGCTCAATCGTCTCAGCATCTTTATAAATTATCAATATCAAGAGAGCATTTATCCAAGAACTTAGAAGAAATTAAATCACTCTCTATTGGTTACAAATATATAAATAATTTTTCTATCGACGATGCTCAATGACATTTATTCAATCCCTTAATTCTGACCTAGGAATTTAGATTCTGTAAGATTTTTATGGAAATCTCAAAATTCGATTATAATTTTTCTCACCAAATTATGTACTGCGAATAAAAATAGTGAGAAATAATATTCCGTCCCTGTGGGACTAATAATTTAGTGTGTTCATATACTAAGAGTATGTAGCTCCAAACGGAGCTAAAAATCCTTTATCGATATAACATCAGTAGAAATAGAATAAGAAATGTGAAACTGAGTCTCGAACATCAGTTAATGTAAGGACAGAATAAAGAATCATTGCTTCTGTTCTCTCTATCAGATATGATATTTAACAGTATTAAATTACATGCGAATATTATAAAACCACGAAAGCCTATTTCGTGGTTTTTATGATCTAGCGATTAATCTTTTTATTTGCCAAAAAGTCCACTGATAAGATTCATACCTTGACTTAATATATCCCCCTCTGAAACTTTTCCGTCGGGAGTTAATTTGTCAACTACTTGAGGAATTAAGTTGGATAGCTGCCTAGATAGTGAATCTGAATCCATACCAAGCTTCGAAGCTAAATTACTTATGGTATCAGAACCGAGAATATCTTGAATTTGTTCTGCTGAGATTGGAAGATTTGCTCCAGTTCGTACCCAAGAAGAGACCACGTCGCCAAGACCTTTCGATGAGAATTGTTGAATGAGACCATTTAATCCACCACTTTGCTCGCCGATTAATCCCATTATTGTTCCCATTAAATCACTTTGCGAATCATCTTTTCCTCCGCCAAGTGCAGACGTAACTGTGTTTAAAATATCCATTTGAGTCCTTTCTTTTCTTTTGTTGTAATGATTATTCATGTACTAAAACATTTTACTGAAGTGTGAAGTTCCAACTTATATGATGGCCGCACATCATATTGTAACCAGAAGTTGGAGATTTTCTTGAAGATCTATTTGAGAGCTATTTTAAGCATTGAAAAAAAATGCAAAAAACAAGAAAATTTTCTTTACTTTTTCAAAAAATTTGCATAGACTTTCGACAAATTGCATGAATTATCGACCACAAACAAAGATGGGCCTTATGAAAAATAGAATTTTAC
Encoded here:
- a CDS encoding DUF937 domain-containing protein, with the protein product MDILNTVTSALGGGKDDSQSDLMGTIMGLIGEQSGGLNGLIQQFSSKGLGDVVSSWVRTGANLPISAEQIQDILGSDTISNLASKLGMDSDSLSRQLSNLIPQVVDKLTPDGKVSEGDILSQGMNLISGLFGK